Proteins encoded within one genomic window of Sebastes fasciatus isolate fSebFas1 chromosome 18, fSebFas1.pri, whole genome shotgun sequence:
- the LOC141756237 gene encoding adhesion G-protein coupled receptor F1-like: MALPKAVGYMVGLLLLYYSLQNQGLMGTKASHTHAREKREASLSSSSYVLQAVINTSDLERVRTLLGEFILPYRINGTALITSINTTTVCSSNLSGYQCRCEESYAWSYNSCINYEACDAIIGDTCGCVNALPADGQYCQLNTSRTETTPPPATPTPTNDPVIIDLILDLRIPVSSVPSNFINIFRNTLNNVPLPFTVTQSLQVTGLNFTTGCFPNSTGGLQCECEEQFAWSCDKCVIYGACNNATRQTCGCINGLPSDGEYCRPITNVTQCPTPTPGMTTPMTTTTPMTTTTPMTITTTTTPPTTTTTTTTTTTTTTPTTTTTTPTTTATPTTSTTMTTTTPTTTTTTPTTTTTTIITPMTTATPNTTAVITQVRSLSFTMDLTFNSSYNNPNNIIYQDSFNSIERQSNTHISTFTAVASIRFRSGSTICDYAVNATSFQEMEIKALEAGIFTELSENYPILFDSPTPLVFAPPQVLSGNRLTITCGPPPANLNFGTNFIAEWRRDNDLIRQDDQHVFSNGGATLTVLNFFSTDNGGYECKLRRGDNAAFRQRFNGVFKLQERPLIQVSPVRQIVQCENGKEVPLTCSVNSPYEVEFKGTSTAGTGEIIHQFPINCSKTEEIITCQVKNFRDFSRDITLALSTENSFRCDDPVFGVGNEGDEALARCEVNEVGERTVACEGDGEWREKRDDCVLEAVQKLLDQAKFLNNNSLPNFLSQLSNVTLNSTEDVVDSPATINAIVEILSTVANLSIPITRTSMEDILLTTGVLTTDEAQESWNFLNTNDTRNISTTTARSVSSTFLLSLENITSSLTNDSFDIDTPFILLNKTTFTDTFNAEFNSSVETNILESDGGIKSITVITFASMDNVLPARDQDNSSFNVINGRVVLVQSNVTINNVSFTFDIINDTLRNPQCVFWNFSLFDGLGGWDGEGCELVRDTNQTVTCNCNHLTSFSILMSPFVPVDPVLDFITYIGVGISMGSLVLCLIIETVIWRKIRKNNTSYLRHVSIVNIAMSLLIANIWFIIGAAISDADEKNVAACNAATFFIHFFYLALFFWMLASALLLFYRTVSVFDGGLSKKSLLAIGFCLGYGAPLLIVIITIAVTAPKEEYIRQIGCWLNFDESRALLAFVIPVLLIVVINFLILLVVMYKMLRRRVVGDAAQAAERHVLVVIVRSLAVLTPFFGLTWGLGVGTVTDPRNRGIHVSFAFFNSLQGFFILVFGTLLDKKVRSEITIKSLTGTTTSSTGISSSGGLAFLQNWRRDGYNVSSSATGLSQSFTDT, from the exons ATGGCATTGCCAAAGGCAGTAGGATACATGGTTGGTCTTCTGCTTCTATACTACAGTCTGCAGAATCAG GGATTGATGGGTACAAAAGCATCACACACTCATGccagagaaaaaagagagg CTTCCTTAAGTTCTTCCTCTTATGTACTCCAAGCTGTTATCAACACCTCAGACCTGGAGCGTGTCCGAACGCTTTTGGGCGAGTTCATTCTTCCTTACCGGATCAACGGCACCGCTTTAATTACCAGCATCAACACCACAACAG TGTGTTCATCAAATCTGTCTGGATACCAATGCAGATGTGAGGAGAGCTATGCTTGGTCGTATAACAGCTGCATTAACTATGAAGCCTGTGATGCCATCATTGGTGACACATGTGGATGTGTTAATGCCCTTCCAGCTGACGGACAGTACTGTCAGCTAAACACCAGTCGAACAG agacaacaccaccaccagcaacACCTACGCCAACAAACG ACCCGGTGATCATTGATTTAATCCTAGACTTGCGCATCCCAGTCTCCAGTGTGCCATCcaattttattaatatattcaGAAACACTCTGAACAATGTGCCATTACCCTTCACCGTCACTCAGTCTTTACAAGTGACAGGCTTAAATTTCACCACAG GGTGCTTTCCAAACTCCACTGGAGGACtgcagtgtgagtgtgaggAGCAGTTTGCTTGGTCATGTGACAAGTGTGTCATCTACGGTGCGTGCAATAATGCCACCAGACAAACCTGTGGATGCATTAATGGACTTCCTTCTGATGGAGAGTACTGTCGACCAATCACAA ATGTCACTCAATGTCCAACCCCGACTCCTG ggaTGACAACAccaatgacaacaacaacaccaatgacaacaacaacaccaatgacgataacaacaacaacaacaccaccaacaacaacaactacaacaacaacaacaacaacaacaacaacaccaacaacgacaacaacaacaccaacaacaacagcaacgcCAACAACGTcaacaacaatgacaacaacaacaccaacaacgacaacaacaacaccaacaacaacaacaacaacaataataacccCGATGACGACAGCAACACCAAATACAACAGCAGTGATAACACAGG TGAGGAGCTTGTCCTTTACCATGGACTTGACTTTTAATTCTTCATACAATAACCCAAACAACATCATTTACCAAGACTCTTTTAACTCT ATTGAAAGACAAAGTAATACGCACATCTCAACTTTTACAGCAGTAGCGTCCATTAGGTTCCG GAGCGGGAGCACCATCTGTGACTATGCTGTTAATGCAACTTCTTTTCaagaaatggaaataaaagCTTTAGAAGCAGGGATATTTACAGAGCTGTCAGAAAACTACCCAATTCTGTTTGACA GCCCAACGCCCTTAGTGTTTGCCCCACCTCAAGTACTTTCTGGGAATAGACTAACTATAACTTGTGGCCCACCACCAGCGAATCTCAATTTTGGTACCAACTTCATTGCAGAGTGGAGACGTGACAATGACTTAATTCGCCAAGATGATCAACATGTGTTTTCAAATGGAGGAGCAACGCTAACTGTGTTAAATTTCTTTAGCACCGACAATG GAGGTTATGAATGTAAGCTGAGAAGAGGAGACAATGCAGCTTTCAGGCAGAGATTCAACGGAGTATTCAAACTCCAAGAGAGACCCTTGATCCAAGTGTCACCAGTCAGACAAATTGTTCAATGTGAAAATGGAAAGGAAGTTCCACTGACGTGCTCTGTCAACAGCCCCTACGAGGTTGAGTTTAAAGGCACATCCACTGCAG GCACAGGGGAGATCATCCATCAGTTTCCAATCAACTGTTCAAAGACAGAAGAGATTATCACTTGTCAAGTGAAAAACTTTAGAGACTTTAGCAGAGATATAACACTGGCGTTATCCACAGAGA attCATTTCGATGTGATGATCCCGTCTTTGGTGTCGGAAATGAAGGTGACGAGGCTCTAGCTCGCTGCGAAGTGAATGAGGTGGGAGAAAGGACAGTAGCTTGTGAAGGAGATGGTgaatggagagaaaagagagacgACTGCGTCCTAGAAGCGGTTCAGAAGCTGCTCGACCAAGCTAAG TTCTTGAATAACAATTCACTGCCAAATTTCTTGAGTCAACTCAGCAATGTCACTCTCAACTCCACTGAGGACGTGGTTGACTCTCCTGCAACCATTAATGCCATTGTTGAAATACTCAGCACTGTAGCCAACTTGAGTATCCCAATAACTAGGACTTCAATGGAG GATATCCTTTTAACTACAGGTGTCCTCACCACAGATGAAGCGCAGGAATCATGGAACTTTCTAAACACCAATGACACCAGAAACATCTCAACAACCACAGCTAGAAGCGTCAGCTCAACATTCTTGCTGTCTCTTGAGAATATAACAAGTAGCCTTACCAATGACTCTTTTGACATTGACACACCTTTTATTCTCCTGAACAAAACTACATTCACAGACACTTTCAATGCTGAGTTTAATTCTTCAGTGGAGACGAACATACTAGAGTCTGATGGAGGAATAAAGTCCATCACTGTGATAACATTTGCCTCAATGGATAACGTACTCCCTGCAAGAGATCAAGACAATTCATCCTTCAACGTCATCAATGGGAGAGTTGTACTTGTTCAGTCCAATGTCACCATCAATAATGTTTCGTTCACATTTGACATTATTAATGATACTCTGAGGAAtcctcagtgtgttttctgGAACTTCAGCCTCTTTGATGGTCTTGGTGGATGGGACGGCGAGGGCTGCGAGTTGGTACGCGACACAAACCAAACCGTCACCTGCAACTGCAACCACCTGACCTCGTTCTCTATCCTCATGTCACCCTTCGTTCCAGTTGATCCTGTGTTGGATTTCATAACCTACATTGGAGTTGGCATATCTATGGGTTCCTTGGTCCTATGCCTCATAATTGAAACAGTCATATGGAGAAAAATAAGGAAGAATAACACATCTTACTTACGTCATGTTTCCATCGTTAACATCGCCATGTCTCTCCTGATTGCTAACATTTGGTTTATTATTGGGGCAGCCATTTCAGATGCAGATGAGAAAAATGTAGCCGCATGCAATGCGGCtacattttttatccattttttctaCCTAGCCCTGTTCTTCTGGATGTTAGCCTCGGCTCTGTTGTTGTTCTACCGCACAGTCAGTGTCTTTGATGGGGGATTGTCCAAAAAATCTCTGCTGGCTATTGGATTTTGTCTAGGCTACGGGGCACCTCTCCTCATCGTGATCATAACCATAGCTGTAACCGCACCCAAAGAAGAGTACATCAGACAAATTGGATGCTGGCTCAACTTTGACGAGTCCAGAGCTCTGCTGGCCTTTGTGATCCCTGTACTTTTAATAGTGGTGATTAACTTTCTGATCCTGTTGGTGGTGATGTATAAAATGTTGAGGAGAAGGGTAGTGGGAGACGCTGCGCAAGCAGCTGAGAGGCACGTTCTGGTGGTTATTGTCAGGAGTTTGGCTGTCCTCACGCCATTTTTTGGATTAACTTGGGGTCTGGGAGTTGGAACCGTGACCGACCCAAGAAATAGAGGGATCCATGTTTCATTCGCATTCTTCAATTCACTGCAG GGTTTCTTCATATTGGTCTTTGGAACGCTACTGGACAAAAAG GTGCGGTcagaaataacaataaagtcACTAACCGGGACAACG ACCTCCAGTACTGGAATCTCATCATCAGGTGGACTGGCCTTTCTCCAGAACTGGAGAAGAG ATGGTTACAATGTGTCATCTAGTGCCACCGGTTTGTCTCAGTCCTTCACCGACACTTGA